The Candidatus Schekmanbacteria bacterium genomic interval TTCAAGTTGTAAACTCTTTACCATCTCCTTGAGCTCAGTTTCCATAGGCCCCGTTCCTACTATCAACAGAAATGCGTTTATTTCTTTCATCGCCTCTATCAATACAGGGAGTCCCTTATAATAACGGAGTTTTCCTACAAAAAGAAGAAGAGGGGTGCCGTATCTGGTTCTGATCGCATCCTGCCCCTTAGTATTAATGTTTTCAAAAGGTGCTAAATCTATCCCGAGCGGAATTACTGCGCATTTATCCCGAAACCGTGAAAGGAAAGGGGATTTGGTGATATAGTTTTCGCTTGTAGCAATCAGACGGTCGGCTTTGTTAAGAACCCTTTCAAGCACGGGACGGTACAGCATGGCAATATATTTTTGTCTTACTATATCGCTGTGATAAGTAATCACTGTTTTTGCTTTGATACCTGAAATAAGATAAAAAGTCTCTCCAAGCGGGTAAGGAAAATGGAGATGGACGATCTGCGGCTTTAATTTTTTTAATATAGCAAGCATTGAGATGCTCAGCGGAGTAGACGCAACTGTCGCTATTCTTGAGGCTTTGATTATTTTTACTCCATTGAGAATTTCCGTAACTGTTTTATTGGTATTATTGGTCACCAGAACAGTTACATCGTATCCCTTTGATGACTCATATTCTGCAAGCATCTTTATATGGTTTTCGATCCCACCCAGAACAGGGTAGTAATCTTTATATATGTGAAGGATTTTCAATTGTCTCTCTGCCAGTTAAAAAAGGTATTTTCTTGAAGACTTTTGTTGTGACTTTATACTGATATGATTTTTTTTTAAACAAGAATTCCTTCAAAGCAAGGAACGTTTTATCGCTCTTAAGATAATTAATTTGTTTTTCAAAGGAATAGCCAATTTGTGTAACTGCCTCTTCAGGGTCATCTTCATATAGCTTTTGCATCCTGTCTCTTCCCAGAGAGACAATTATTACAAACTCCGGCCTCTTCTCCTTTATGGCAGAGATGGCATTCATCCTGTTGTCATATTCATATGTTTCAGGCCTCCTGGCGAGGCGTTCCAGATATTCAGGAACCGCTGAATCGGCAGGAGCAATTACTAAATCATTTTGGCTGTAATTGGCTGCGATTTCATGCGCTATCTCTCTTGATGGTATTGCATAAATTGGGTTTAGGAAAGAATCCCCCGAGAAATAAGATTTGATAGGGAAAAAGTTCAATATCACAAATATGGGAATGATAAGTTTCTTAAATCCCGGGAACGAATAAAATCCTTTTGCCAGTATGACGGTAAAAACCGGGAACAGGAAAAAACATCTTGAAGCAAATAAGATGAAAGAATGGTTTGAGGCTATCGTATTAAATATAATGAGCATTCCTGCGGCAGGTATTAAAAAAAGCGTTATTAACAGTAAAAAGATTTTCTTTTCCTCTTTCCAGAGAAAAAACAATCCTCTTGCTGTAAATATCGAAGTAATTGCCAGCAGCAGGAGAGCAGATATACCCCATGGGAATATAGTGCCACCACATGAGAACTCATAGAGCATATCGCCTGCAGCAGCAATAGTTCCCAGAGGAGAAGCAGAAAGGTCAGCATTAATATCATTAGAGAACCTGGATGTCTGATTCATTGAAAGAAGCAGTGCTGGAAGAATACAAAGTGCTATGATTGATTGAGTAATTATCCAGTATTTTGCTGGAATATTATGATAACGTTTAAGGATAAAAAAACATGCAGTGTGCGAGACGATAAGCAGCGCTGCCGGATAAAAACACCAGGGCACTGCTGCTGAAAATACAATGTATGACATCGTAACCGGCAGGGTTCTTTTGCCTTCCATTATTTTCAAGAATAAAATGTTGCATACACAGACTAAAAGTGCCTCCAGTACGTAATATCTTGCCATCCTGGAATAGAGAAGAAAAAAAGGTGATATGCCAATAATGAAGGAAGAAAGGATAGCTGTACTGCGAGTTAAAATTTTTTTTGTAAAGAAGTAATTAGCTGCAATGACGAGGAGTGCGCAGAGCACGGAAAA includes:
- a CDS encoding glycosyltransferase family 39 protein, whose translation is MDKKGNINAALILFGVFIATALLSMDLGEKSLWVDEIFSVNAVRHFNNSFGDFFSFIAGDVHPPLYFLLLSLWAKLSGDSDISIRFFSVLCALLVIAANYFFTKKILTRSTAILSSFIIGISPFFLLYSRMARYYVLEALLVCVCNILFLKIMEGKRTLPVTMSYIVFSAAVPWCFYPAALLIVSHTACFFILKRYHNIPAKYWIITQSIIALCILPALLLSMNQTSRFSNDINADLSASPLGTIAAAGDMLYEFSCGGTIFPWGISALLLLAITSIFTARGLFFLWKEEKKIFLLLITLFLIPAAGMLIIFNTIASNHSFILFASRCFFLFPVFTVILAKGFYSFPGFKKLIIPIFVILNFFPIKSYFSGDSFLNPIYAIPSREIAHEIAANYSQNDLVIAPADSAVPEYLERLARRPETYEYDNRMNAISAIKEKRPEFVIIVSLGRDRMQKLYEDDPEEAVTQIGYSFEKQINYLKSDKTFLALKEFLFKKKSYQYKVTTKVFKKIPFLTGRETIENPSHI
- a CDS encoding glycosyltransferase; this encodes MKILHIYKDYYPVLGGIENHIKMLAEYESSKGYDVTVLVTNNTNKTVTEILNGVKIIKASRIATVASTPLSISMLAILKKLKPQIVHLHFPYPLGETFYLISGIKAKTVITYHSDIVRQKYIAMLYRPVLERVLNKADRLIATSENYITKSPFLSRFRDKCAVIPLGIDLAPFENINTKGQDAIRTRYGTPLLLFVGKLRYYKGLPVLIEAMKEINAFLLIVGTGPMETELKEMVKSLQLEEKVFFTGEVSYENLPDYFHACDIFVLPSTEKSEAFGTVLLEAMACAKPLISTELGTGTSFVNIDGVTGFVVKAKAPDGISSSATKILNNPGLMKTFGDNAKKRVVDNFTISVMSDRILSLYHSI